A single Musa acuminata AAA Group cultivar baxijiao chromosome BXJ2-1, Cavendish_Baxijiao_AAA, whole genome shotgun sequence DNA region contains:
- the LOC103987655 gene encoding protein VACUOLELESS GAMETOPHYTES-like, translating to MTRIRHFTHPSCILTRTCQQSFICNGCGVAGYGVSYRCNSCDFDLHEYCAKCPQSLSCSMHSHSLTLTQSGCYGRQCSVCCQATSTLVYQCGPCGFVVHPLCVQGRRWFGRCNAYGVGREEDSVVNSHGPEHDQIRIETEETMAYDDDRADGPLICHALHQIWIG from the exons atgaCGAGGATACGCCATTTCACCCACCCAAGCTGCATCTTGACCCGCACTTGCCAGCAAAGCTTCATCTGCAACGGGTGCGGCGTCGCCGGCTACGGGGTTAGCTACCGGTGCAACAGCTGCGACTTCGACCTCCACGAGTACTGCGCCAAGTGTCCGCAGAGCCTCAGCTGCTCCATGCACTCGCACTCCCTGACGCTGACCCAGTCTGGCTGCTACGGCCGCCAGTGCAGCGTGTGCTGCCAGGCGACCAGCACCTTGGTCTATCAGTGCGGTCCCTGCGGCTTCGTCGTGCACCCCCTCTGCGTTCAAGGGCGACGTTG GTTTGGAAGATGCAACGCCTACGGTGTCGGCAGGGAAGAAGACTCGGTGGTCAATAGCCATGGCCCAGAGCACGACCAAATCAGGATCGAGACGGAGGAGACGATGGCGTATGACGACGACAGAGCTGATGGCCCACTAATTTGCCATGCACTGCATCAGATTTGGATCGGTTAG
- the LOC103987662 gene encoding protein VACUOLELESS GAMETOPHYTES-like translates to MTKITHFTHPNCILTRTCQQSFICNGCGVAGYGVSYRCDRCDFDLHENCAKCPQSLSCSMHSHCLTLTQSGGCGRWCSVCCQATSGLVYECGPCGFVAHPLCVQGRSW, encoded by the coding sequence atgacgaAGATAACCCATTTCACCCACCCAAACTGCATCTTGACCCGCACTTGCCAGCAAAGCTTCATCTGCAACGGATGCGGCGTCGCCGGCTACGGGGTTAGCTATCGGTGCGACCGCTGCGACTTCGACCTCCACGAGAACTGCGCCAAGTGTCCGCAGAGCCTCAGCTGCTCCATGCACTCTCACTGCCTGACGCTGACCCAGTCTGGCGGCTGCGGCCGCTGGTGCAGCGTGTGCTGCCAGGCGACCAGCGGCTTGGTCTACGAGTGCGGTCCCTGCGGCTTCGTCGCGCACCCCCTCTGCGTTCAAGGGCGAAGTTGGTAG